A DNA window from Luteolibacter luteus contains the following coding sequences:
- a CDS encoding potassium transporter Kup: MNNSSDGHSGRQPKLAAATLAALGIVFGDIGTSPLYSFRECFAPHGIDPTPLTATNLVGAASLIVWALILVVSVKYVLIILRLDNKGEGGILALSALIRSGARRLGGRDPKSVLLLGLAGSSLIYADGMITPSISVLSAVEGLSVVSPNLSQYVVPIAILILIGMFAIQRHGTGKVGILFGPIVLLWFTTLGLLGIRSIIAHPEVLTALSPTAGITFLVREWHHAFPLLAAVFLAVTGGEALYADLGHFGTRPIRVGWFTVALPGLVLNYLGQAALLSYDPSALRAPFFLLAPDMMRVPLTILATASAAIASQALISGAFSLTTQAVQLGCLPRVRIRHTSEHSVGQVYVPSINRFLMVACIVLVATFKSSAALAGAYGIAIVLTMVITSFLFYSAARTAWGWSGKKAGVVTGLFLILELPFLAANSLKIIHGGWLPLVVAGIAMSIMVTWLWGRARLYARLSREALPVDALLSDLKRGSIHRVSGTAVYMSGRGDTVPTALLHNLKHNQVLHEKVVLLHVATLDQPYVEEDACAKHVDLGQGVHRVDLNFGFADTPDVPEALKKRLPEAVRFHPGKATFFLGRETYGVGKNASALDRIRLALFAIMARNASPATAYFRLPPGRVVELGAQITL, translated from the coding sequence ATGAACAATTCTTCCGACGGCCATTCCGGCCGCCAACCAAAACTCGCAGCCGCCACCCTCGCGGCCCTCGGAATTGTTTTCGGCGATATCGGCACCAGCCCGCTTTACTCGTTCCGCGAGTGCTTCGCGCCCCACGGCATCGACCCGACGCCCCTGACAGCCACGAATCTGGTCGGCGCGGCCTCCCTCATCGTCTGGGCACTGATCCTGGTTGTTTCGGTCAAATATGTCCTGATCATCCTCAGGCTGGATAACAAGGGCGAGGGCGGCATCCTCGCCCTTTCTGCACTCATCCGCTCCGGAGCCCGCCGCCTCGGCGGCCGCGATCCGAAATCCGTCCTCCTTCTCGGCCTGGCCGGCTCCTCGCTGATCTACGCGGACGGGATGATCACCCCCTCCATCTCCGTGCTCTCCGCGGTGGAGGGCCTTTCCGTCGTCTCCCCGAATCTCAGCCAATACGTTGTTCCGATCGCGATCCTGATCCTGATCGGCATGTTTGCCATCCAGCGGCATGGCACGGGCAAAGTCGGCATCCTTTTCGGCCCGATCGTTCTCCTGTGGTTCACGACCTTGGGCCTCCTCGGCATCCGTTCGATCATCGCCCACCCGGAGGTCCTCACCGCCCTCTCCCCTACCGCGGGCATCACTTTCCTGGTCCGTGAATGGCACCACGCCTTCCCGCTGCTGGCGGCCGTCTTCCTCGCCGTCACCGGGGGTGAGGCGCTCTACGCGGACCTCGGCCACTTCGGCACCCGGCCGATCCGGGTCGGCTGGTTCACCGTCGCCCTGCCGGGCCTGGTGCTGAACTACCTCGGCCAGGCCGCACTTCTCAGCTACGATCCCAGCGCGCTCCGCGCGCCTTTCTTCCTGCTCGCGCCGGACATGATGCGCGTGCCGCTCACCATTCTCGCCACGGCCTCCGCGGCCATCGCCAGCCAGGCCCTCATTTCCGGCGCCTTCTCCCTCACCACCCAGGCGGTCCAGCTCGGCTGCCTCCCGCGCGTCCGCATCCGCCACACCTCGGAGCATTCCGTCGGTCAGGTCTACGTCCCTTCGATCAACCGCTTCCTGATGGTGGCCTGTATCGTCCTGGTCGCCACCTTCAAGAGCTCTGCCGCATTGGCTGGCGCCTACGGCATCGCCATCGTGCTGACCATGGTCATCACCTCCTTCCTCTTCTACTCCGCCGCACGCACGGCTTGGGGTTGGTCCGGGAAGAAAGCCGGCGTGGTCACGGGTCTCTTCCTGATCCTCGAACTCCCGTTCCTCGCCGCGAATTCGCTGAAGATCATCCACGGCGGCTGGCTGCCGCTCGTCGTCGCCGGCATCGCCATGTCCATCATGGTCACGTGGCTCTGGGGCCGCGCCCGCCTCTACGCCCGCCTTTCCCGCGAGGCCCTGCCGGTCGACGCCCTGCTGAGCGACCTGAAACGCGGCAGCATCCACCGAGTCTCCGGCACCGCCGTCTACATGAGCGGCCGCGGCGACACCGTGCCGACCGCCCTGCTCCACAACCTGAAGCACAACCAGGTGCTCCACGAAAAAGTGGTGCTCCTCCACGTCGCCACCCTCGACCAACCCTACGTCGAGGAAGACGCCTGCGCGAAGCACGTCGATCTCGGCCAAGGCGTCCATCGCGTGGATCTGAACTTCGGTTTCGCGGACACCCCCGATGTTCCCGAGGCCTTGAAGAAGCGCCTCCCCGAAGCAGTCCGCTTCCACCCCGGAAAGGCCACCTTCTTCCTCGGTCGAGAAACCTACGGTGTCGGTAAAAACGCCAGCGCCCTCGACCGCATCCGCCTCGCCTTGTTCGCAATCATGGCGCGCAACGCATCTCCGGCGACGGCCTATTTCCGTCTCCCCCCCGGGCGCGTGGTGGAACTGGGCGCGCAGATCACCTTGTAG
- the gpmI gene encoding 2,3-bisphosphoglycerate-independent phosphoglycerate mutase, with amino-acid sequence MAKKPVVLIIRDGWGVNPGGKKTAKKDGNATLLAKTPFHDVMLEQYPKGFLSASGLDVGLPAGQMGNSEVGHLNLGAGRIVYQDLTRINKAIEDGTLAKNKIFKKALAAAKGKRLHFIGLLSDGGVHSHQDHLCAMVRFAKEAGVDDIMVHAITDGRDTSPTGGAAYVSKVEDEIAKYGARIATVTGRYYAMDRDKRWERTKLAWDAIVHGIGEPMNVLASEAIAEKYAQDKTDEFLLPMVFETPGKKLMRDGDVVIFFNFRADRVRQLSEAFLTEGTFKAFKAGRRPKISYVTLTQYDANYKCDVIFGPDKLKMGLGETVAKAGKTQMRIAETEKYPHVTYFFNGGIEKPNKGEDRAIVPSPKDVATYDLKPEMSAQQVTDTVVNGLKNYDLVILNFANPDMVGHTGVVEAAIKACETIDADVKAVVDETLRLGGKLLITADHGNCEYMINPDGSPHTAHTTNLVHLIYVAADADKYEVKDGILADVAPTLLDMLGLEQPKEMTGHTLLVKK; translated from the coding sequence ATGGCCAAGAAACCGGTGGTGCTCATCATTCGCGACGGCTGGGGTGTGAATCCCGGGGGAAAGAAGACGGCGAAAAAGGACGGAAACGCGACCTTGCTCGCCAAGACTCCTTTTCACGACGTGATGCTGGAGCAGTATCCGAAGGGCTTTCTCAGCGCCTCCGGCCTCGATGTGGGGCTGCCAGCCGGCCAGATGGGGAACTCCGAAGTGGGTCACCTGAACCTGGGCGCGGGGCGGATCGTGTATCAGGACCTCACCCGCATCAACAAGGCGATCGAGGACGGAACCCTGGCCAAGAACAAGATCTTCAAGAAGGCCCTCGCCGCGGCGAAGGGCAAGCGCCTGCACTTCATCGGCCTGCTTTCCGATGGCGGCGTGCACTCCCACCAGGATCACCTCTGCGCGATGGTCCGCTTCGCGAAGGAAGCCGGTGTGGATGACATCATGGTCCACGCCATCACCGATGGTCGCGATACCTCCCCGACCGGCGGGGCTGCCTACGTTTCGAAGGTGGAGGACGAGATCGCCAAATACGGCGCCCGCATCGCCACCGTGACCGGCCGCTACTACGCGATGGACCGCGACAAGCGCTGGGAACGCACCAAGCTGGCTTGGGACGCGATCGTCCACGGCATCGGCGAGCCGATGAACGTGCTGGCCTCCGAGGCCATCGCCGAGAAATACGCGCAGGACAAGACCGACGAGTTCCTGCTGCCGATGGTTTTCGAGACGCCGGGCAAGAAGCTGATGCGCGACGGCGACGTGGTGATCTTCTTCAACTTCCGCGCCGACCGCGTGCGCCAGCTCTCCGAAGCCTTCCTCACCGAAGGGACCTTCAAGGCTTTCAAGGCCGGCCGCCGTCCGAAGATCAGCTACGTGACCCTGACGCAGTACGACGCGAACTATAAGTGCGACGTGATTTTCGGTCCCGACAAGCTGAAGATGGGCTTGGGCGAAACCGTGGCGAAGGCGGGCAAGACGCAGATGCGCATCGCGGAGACGGAGAAGTATCCGCACGTGACCTATTTCTTCAACGGCGGCATCGAGAAGCCGAACAAGGGCGAGGACCGCGCGATCGTTCCTTCGCCGAAGGACGTGGCGACCTACGACCTGAAGCCGGAGATGAGCGCCCAGCAGGTGACGGATACTGTCGTCAACGGCCTGAAAAATTACGACTTGGTGATCCTTAACTTCGCGAACCCTGACATGGTCGGTCACACCGGCGTGGTGGAAGCCGCGATCAAGGCCTGCGAAACCATCGATGCCGACGTGAAAGCCGTGGTGGATGAGACGTTGCGTCTCGGCGGCAAGCTGCTCATCACGGCTGACCACGGGAACTGCGAGTACATGATCAATCCCGATGGCTCGCCGCACACCGCGCACACCACGAACCTGGTGCACTTGATCTACGTGGCGGCAGATGCCGACAAGTACGAGGTGAAAGATGGTATCCTCGCCGACGTGGCTCCGACGCTTCTCGACATGCTCGGTCTCGAGCAGCCGAAGGAGATGACCGGGCACACGCTGCTGGTGAAGAAGTAA
- a CDS encoding caspase family protein, producing MHTPGNAVAALFLLPLLLTSLPATGEPIPPAGTAKAWIISPSTYRRNARPDAPADERLNQLFFDTGKSVALHLEGVVGAGNVEHWHGAKASADNVRNLLANVIPQLPQNSLVIVYFCGHGFRGKGMAATRLTSLALDGCDPCGEDPKSYNLSIPTSDLANAFYNNSTASFMIFLDCCHSGQDVPQLRMNDDRDVGTRGFILASSVGGDLSKGCHFTQALLEIWQGLGKTDAPLAELARSEVRDLADLQRSITGKLLLKRKQGVGYPGQKAEIVLGNPDLPLGMLRRTDCVVLLDVGRPNPAGYVVQLDGEVIAQLPEGRQLFLFTVPRGVHEICVGNIELWKNQYDFTGLPYKIIQVDPSATTPVKLSSITPKDLQEKAMESLAAVRTQAAAHGLPTGAIALDATRLLVNTNPTLDRTALANAILEDFPEGNETRQALALVARNQAIPADVQGRLFSSTLAANNLAMDSQLASFYLNCVKDISANRELAVVNYGFDSESDATDHLDAYFRWGAKYWTLSTTPGDIGATPAELLGQVKAGPTVWSARDYKHAAGIVATSSKIATEVPDSVVDNSGNIDRARFFRAMSVRKAVNNSKYFMDTGTDPAPSAAQIESAIRQWQHQLEKEHRNAVPPAGD from the coding sequence ATGCATACCCCCGGGAACGCCGTCGCCGCCCTCTTTTTGCTGCCGCTCCTGCTAACAAGCCTTCCTGCCACGGGCGAGCCTATCCCGCCCGCAGGGACCGCCAAAGCCTGGATCATCAGTCCCAGCACTTACCGCCGGAATGCGCGACCTGACGCTCCGGCGGATGAAAGACTCAATCAGCTCTTTTTCGATACCGGGAAGTCGGTGGCGCTGCATCTGGAAGGGGTCGTGGGTGCAGGAAATGTCGAGCACTGGCATGGTGCGAAGGCATCCGCGGACAACGTCCGCAATCTTCTCGCCAACGTCATCCCACAACTGCCTCAAAACTCCCTCGTCATCGTGTATTTCTGCGGACACGGCTTCCGTGGGAAAGGAATGGCTGCGACCCGGCTCACCTCATTGGCCCTGGATGGCTGCGACCCGTGCGGCGAGGACCCCAAGTCATACAATCTGAGCATTCCGACCAGTGATCTCGCGAATGCCTTCTACAACAACTCTACCGCCAGCTTCATGATTTTCCTGGACTGCTGCCACTCTGGGCAGGACGTCCCCCAACTCAGGATGAATGACGACCGGGACGTCGGGACCAGAGGATTTATCCTGGCATCCTCCGTCGGCGGAGATCTATCAAAAGGATGTCACTTCACACAGGCACTGCTGGAAATCTGGCAGGGCTTAGGCAAGACGGATGCGCCCCTCGCCGAGCTAGCCCGCTCCGAAGTGCGTGATCTTGCAGACCTGCAGCGTTCCATAACCGGCAAGCTGCTCCTCAAGAGAAAACAGGGAGTCGGATACCCGGGACAGAAAGCTGAGATCGTCCTCGGAAATCCGGATCTCCCTCTCGGCATGCTGCGCCGGACGGACTGCGTGGTCCTGCTCGACGTAGGGCGCCCGAATCCAGCCGGATATGTGGTGCAGCTGGACGGGGAAGTAATCGCTCAACTTCCTGAAGGACGGCAACTATTCCTCTTCACGGTTCCCCGCGGGGTCCACGAGATCTGCGTGGGCAATATCGAGCTATGGAAAAATCAGTACGACTTCACGGGACTGCCCTACAAGATCATTCAAGTGGATCCGTCCGCGACCACGCCCGTCAAGCTGAGCTCGATCACGCCGAAAGATCTGCAGGAAAAGGCAATGGAATCCTTGGCAGCCGTCAGGACCCAAGCCGCAGCCCACGGCTTGCCGACCGGCGCGATCGCGCTCGACGCTACCAGGCTCCTCGTCAACACCAACCCCACCCTAGATCGCACGGCGTTGGCTAACGCAATTCTGGAGGACTTCCCGGAAGGCAACGAGACCCGGCAGGCGCTCGCGCTGGTTGCAAGAAACCAAGCGATCCCCGCCGACGTTCAAGGCCGACTTTTCAGTAGTACGCTCGCGGCTAACAATCTCGCCATGGATTCACAGTTAGCGTCCTTTTATTTGAACTGCGTGAAGGACATCTCCGCGAACCGCGAGCTTGCCGTCGTGAACTACGGCTTCGACTCCGAGAGCGATGCCACCGATCATTTGGATGCCTATTTCCGCTGGGGCGCCAAGTACTGGACCCTCTCGACTACGCCCGGAGACATCGGGGCGACACCGGCGGAATTGCTCGGACAAGTGAAGGCAGGACCGACGGTCTGGTCCGCGAGGGATTATAAGCATGCGGCCGGGATCGTCGCGACCTCCTCAAAAATCGCGACCGAGGTGCCGGATTCGGTGGTAGATAACTCCGGCAATATCGATAGGGCGCGGTTCTTTCGTGCCATGTCAGTCCGGAAGGCCGTGAACAACTCCAAATACTTCATGGATACCGGAACAGACCCGGCCCCTAGCGCAGCCCAGATCGAATCCGCCATTCGCCAATGGCAACATCAACTGGAGAAGGAGCATCGAAACGCTGTGCCGCCGGCAGGCGATTGA
- a CDS encoding transcription elongation factor GreAB, with the protein MKERLLDLIRAELRSRFDRLSRAAKEAHAAATDPGSKAEGKYDTRSLEASYLATGQARQVEELAQDVAAFEAATLRDFGPDDEIEAGALVEVDLDGESSWFLLAPAAGGLELEWEGRDITLLAPSSALYGRLLGMKMGDSAENPALFVSEVM; encoded by the coding sequence ATGAAGGAACGCCTGCTCGATCTCATCCGCGCCGAACTCCGCTCGCGCTTCGACCGCCTGAGCCGCGCCGCGAAGGAAGCTCATGCCGCCGCCACCGACCCCGGCAGCAAGGCCGAGGGCAAATACGACACCCGCAGCCTGGAAGCTTCCTACCTCGCCACCGGACAGGCACGCCAAGTCGAAGAACTCGCACAAGACGTCGCCGCCTTTGAAGCGGCCACGCTCCGCGACTTCGGCCCCGATGATGAAATCGAAGCCGGCGCCCTCGTCGAAGTCGACCTGGACGGAGAAAGCTCGTGGTTCCTCCTCGCCCCCGCCGCCGGCGGCCTCGAGTTGGAGTGGGAAGGCCGGGACATTACCCTGCTCGCCCCCTCTAGCGCGCTCTATGGGCGTCTGCTGGGGATGAAGATGGGGGACAGCGCGGAGAATCCGGCGCTGTTTGTGAGTGAGGTGATGTAG
- a CDS encoding arsenate reductase family protein — protein sequence MISVYAYKNCDTCRKALKWLKENGVPREVKAIRETPPTAQELMVAVESHGGDLRPLFNTSGGDYRDLGLKDKLPGMSVADAVSLLSENGNLVKRPFVIGEGVVLVGFKEDEWKAKLGKG from the coding sequence ATGATTTCCGTCTACGCCTACAAGAACTGCGATACCTGCCGGAAGGCACTGAAGTGGCTGAAGGAAAACGGCGTGCCCCGTGAGGTGAAGGCGATCCGCGAGACCCCTCCGACCGCGCAGGAGCTGATGGTGGCGGTGGAGAGCCATGGGGGCGACTTGCGTCCCTTGTTCAATACCTCGGGCGGCGACTACCGGGACCTCGGCCTGAAGGACAAGCTGCCGGGGATGTCGGTGGCGGACGCGGTGAGCTTGCTTTCGGAGAACGGGAACCTCGTGAAGCGGCCTTTCGTGATCGGGGAGGGCGTGGTGCTGGTCGGTTTCAAGGAGGACGAGTGGAAGGCGAAGCTGGGGAAGGGATGA
- the radC gene encoding RadC family protein gives MSDRITDLPLDERPREKLAKFGAGALDNAELLALFLRTGVVGRSAIQIGRDLLEHYGSIGSLGSAGVEELAKQPGLGLAKACQLVAAFELGARAAREQLAQTPLDAPELIYRTFAPQLAWLRHERLLVALLDTRLRHAGTVEVSVGSLTETVAHPREILRPVITRGAYGFVLIHNHPSGDPTPSRADEHFTRRMVEAADLLQLKFLDHVIVGRPDHGRPPYFSFREAGVIA, from the coding sequence ATGTCGGATCGCATCACGGATTTGCCGCTGGATGAGCGGCCACGGGAGAAGCTGGCAAAGTTCGGGGCCGGAGCCCTCGACAATGCCGAGCTGCTCGCCCTTTTCCTGCGGACTGGCGTCGTCGGCCGCAGCGCGATCCAAATCGGTCGGGACCTCCTTGAGCACTACGGGTCCATCGGTTCCCTTGGCAGCGCGGGAGTGGAAGAACTCGCGAAACAACCGGGGCTCGGCTTGGCAAAGGCCTGCCAGTTGGTCGCGGCATTCGAGCTCGGCGCCCGGGCTGCCCGCGAGCAACTTGCCCAAACTCCACTCGACGCCCCGGAGCTGATCTACCGCACCTTCGCGCCACAGCTGGCGTGGCTCCGGCACGAGCGGTTGCTCGTCGCACTTCTCGACACCCGCTTGCGCCATGCCGGCACCGTGGAAGTCAGCGTCGGCAGCCTTACGGAAACGGTCGCGCATCCGCGCGAAATCCTCCGTCCCGTGATCACCCGCGGCGCCTATGGCTTCGTGCTGATTCACAATCACCCCTCCGGGGATCCCACGCCGAGCCGAGCGGACGAGCACTTCACCCGCCGCATGGTGGAGGCGGCCGATTTACTCCAGCTGAAGTTCCTCGATCACGTCATCGTTGGCCGGCCGGACCACGGTCGTCCCCCCTACTTCTCCTTCCGGGAGGCGGGCGTGATCGCCTGA
- a CDS encoding ABC transporter permease, whose translation MTTEEKGSSLWYDAWLRLKHNRAAMIGLFMIIIIGITCVVLPSIGDFLKDPNKTDPINRNLPPGAMNWFGTDHLGRDLFSRVIFGGRISIAVGLITTFVAVTIGIAWGAVAGYAGGRIDAFLMRLVDILYALPFLVIIILLSKILEPLTDDLTEWAVHLVAGKTATQKALSNTRNWVEPLTTLVPVFVAIGALSWLTISRIVRAQVQSVASLDFVEAARSLGLGHIRILFRHILPNTLGPIIVYTTLTIPGVMMFEATLSFLGLGVKAPNSSWGVLIQEGANFMLTNPMQLFFPALFFSVTLFSLNFLGDGLRDALDPKAAKD comes from the coding sequence ATGACGACCGAAGAAAAAGGTTCCTCCCTCTGGTACGACGCCTGGCTACGGCTGAAGCACAATCGCGCGGCGATGATCGGCCTCTTCATGATCATCATCATCGGCATCACCTGCGTGGTCTTGCCTTCGATCGGCGACTTCCTGAAGGATCCGAACAAGACCGATCCGATCAACCGGAATCTGCCGCCCGGCGCGATGAACTGGTTTGGCACCGATCATCTGGGCCGCGATCTCTTCTCACGCGTGATCTTCGGCGGGCGCATCTCGATTGCCGTCGGTCTCATCACCACCTTCGTGGCCGTGACCATCGGAATCGCATGGGGTGCCGTCGCGGGCTACGCCGGCGGACGCATCGATGCCTTCCTGATGCGTTTGGTGGATATCCTCTACGCCCTGCCCTTCCTGGTCATCATCATCCTGCTGAGCAAGATCTTGGAACCCCTCACCGACGACCTCACCGAATGGGCGGTCCATCTGGTAGCGGGCAAGACCGCGACACAGAAAGCCCTCAGCAATACCCGCAACTGGGTCGAACCGCTCACCACCCTTGTCCCGGTCTTCGTGGCAATCGGCGCGCTCTCCTGGCTCACCATTTCACGCATCGTCCGGGCACAGGTCCAGAGCGTGGCAAGCTTGGACTTCGTCGAGGCGGCGCGTTCCCTCGGCCTCGGCCACATCCGGATTCTCTTCCGCCACATCCTCCCGAACACCTTGGGACCGATCATTGTTTACACCACGCTCACCATCCCGGGCGTGATGATGTTCGAGGCCACCTTGTCCTTCCTCGGACTCGGCGTGAAGGCACCTAACAGCTCATGGGGAGTCCTCATCCAGGAGGGTGCCAACTTCATGCTGACGAACCCGATGCAGCTCTTCTTCCCCGCCCTCTTCTTCTCGGTCACCTTGTTCTCCCTGAACTTCCTCGGTGACGGCCTGCGCGACGCGCTGGATCCGAAGGCGGCGAAGGATTAG
- a CDS encoding ABC transporter permease, with the protein MFKVLLSRFLQSVIVLFVLYTITFFLCKAMPGDPLSSEKAMPPHIKKVVEEYYDLNKPVTVQYANRLGKLLQGDPGPSIRLEGRPVAEIIGQAFPISFQLGVIAMFVAITIGIPAGCIAAARRNGLLDTLSMSVAMIGICLPSFVIGPLLAEYFGRKLEALPAYGWSSSNPATWVLPAVTLGLAYAAYLSRLTRAGMLETLSQDFVRTARAKGVPGWKILVRHCLRGGLIPAVAYIGPAFAGIVSGSLVIETVFQIPGLGRHFIKSIETRDTSVILGVTMLYGMLVILANFLTDVAGIWLNPRLRKSA; encoded by the coding sequence ATGTTCAAAGTCCTTCTCAGCCGTTTCCTGCAGAGCGTCATCGTGCTCTTCGTCCTCTACACGATCACCTTCTTCCTCTGCAAGGCGATGCCCGGTGATCCGCTTTCCAGCGAGAAAGCGATGCCTCCCCACATCAAGAAAGTGGTCGAGGAATATTACGATCTGAACAAGCCGGTGACCGTCCAATATGCCAATCGCCTGGGCAAACTCCTCCAAGGCGATCCCGGTCCATCCATCCGTCTCGAAGGCCGTCCGGTCGCGGAGATCATCGGGCAAGCATTCCCCATATCCTTCCAGCTCGGCGTCATCGCCATGTTCGTCGCCATCACCATCGGCATCCCCGCGGGATGCATCGCAGCGGCCCGCAGGAACGGCCTGCTGGACACGCTCTCGATGTCCGTGGCGATGATCGGCATCTGCCTGCCCTCCTTCGTGATCGGACCGCTGCTCGCAGAGTACTTCGGGAGAAAGCTGGAGGCACTGCCGGCCTACGGATGGTCCTCTTCAAACCCGGCCACCTGGGTGCTCCCCGCCGTAACCCTGGGCCTCGCCTATGCCGCCTATCTTTCCCGTCTCACTCGTGCGGGGATGCTGGAGACGCTCTCACAGGATTTCGTCCGTACCGCCCGGGCAAAGGGCGTCCCCGGCTGGAAGATCCTCGTCCGTCACTGCCTGCGCGGCGGCCTGATCCCGGCGGTAGCCTACATCGGCCCTGCCTTCGCGGGAATTGTTTCCGGATCACTCGTCATCGAGACCGTCTTCCAGATCCCCGGTCTCGGCAGACACTTCATCAAGTCGATCGAAACGCGCGATACCTCGGTGATCCTCGGCGTGACCATGCTCTACGGCATGCTGGTGATCCTCGCCAATTTCCTGACCGACGTGGCGGGAATCTGGCTGAACCCCCGCCTGCGGAAATCCGCCTGA
- a CDS encoding peptide ABC transporter substrate-binding protein, which yields MTHRALFLLPALLCLTGCQRETQVEVANREKILLVGNSSDPKSLDPHLVTGVIESNVIRALLEGLVADDPEKDNAYPPGAATHWEHNENYTEWTFHLRPDGKWSDGAPLTAHDFIFAYHRLLHPELGGPYAEMLYFIKNAAEYNRGEITDFEQVGVSAPDDLTLKLSLKEPVPFLPDITRHYTWFPVPRHVVLKFGKMTDRFTKWSDAGNYVGNGPFMLKDWRFNDRVETVKNPNYWNAANVKLNGVRFIPVENFFTESRGFLAGQLHTTYQLPPSLVDKVRATTPQFLRQEPYVATDFIRVNTTRPVLDNPKVRMALSLAIDRKLLCDNIMQGNTPAGTITPTMGDYKPDSVVSFDPERAKALLAEAGYPDGKGFPRYKILISSSGSRAAVEALQAMWRQTLGVMFDITSKDWGSYVSSQQSLDFDISLAAWSGDYLDPTTFLLMWTKGNGNNNTGWHSDEYERLLSEAAVQVEPAHRLEVFKQAERLFAEAQPILPISYRSRNYLLRPEVKGWHPLLLDNHNWGAISLEP from the coding sequence ATGACACACCGCGCCCTTTTCCTCCTACCCGCCCTCCTCTGCCTGACCGGCTGCCAGCGGGAAACCCAGGTGGAAGTGGCGAACCGGGAGAAGATCCTGCTGGTGGGTAACTCTTCGGATCCCAAATCGTTAGACCCGCACTTGGTGACCGGCGTGATCGAGAGCAACGTGATCCGCGCCCTGTTGGAGGGACTGGTTGCGGATGATCCGGAGAAGGACAACGCCTATCCGCCCGGTGCAGCGACCCACTGGGAGCACAATGAAAATTACACCGAGTGGACCTTCCACCTGCGCCCGGATGGCAAATGGTCGGACGGAGCCCCGCTGACCGCCCACGATTTCATCTTCGCCTATCACCGACTGCTCCATCCGGAGTTGGGCGGCCCGTATGCTGAGATGCTCTACTTCATCAAGAACGCCGCGGAGTATAACCGGGGCGAGATCACGGATTTCGAGCAGGTTGGTGTTTCCGCGCCGGATGACCTCACCCTGAAACTTTCGCTCAAGGAGCCCGTGCCCTTCCTGCCGGATATCACCCGGCACTATACTTGGTTCCCGGTCCCGCGCCATGTGGTCCTCAAGTTCGGCAAGATGACCGACCGCTTCACGAAGTGGAGTGACGCCGGCAACTACGTGGGCAACGGCCCTTTCATGCTCAAGGACTGGCGCTTCAACGACCGCGTCGAGACGGTGAAGAACCCTAACTACTGGAACGCCGCGAACGTAAAGCTGAACGGGGTGCGGTTCATTCCCGTGGAAAACTTCTTCACCGAGTCCCGCGGCTTCCTAGCCGGCCAGCTCCACACCACCTATCAGCTGCCACCTTCCTTGGTCGACAAGGTCCGCGCGACCACTCCCCAGTTCCTCCGCCAGGAGCCCTACGTCGCCACCGATTTCATCCGGGTGAACACCACCCGTCCCGTCCTGGACAATCCCAAGGTGCGCATGGCGCTCTCCCTCGCCATCGACCGGAAACTGCTCTGCGATAACATCATGCAGGGTAATACCCCTGCAGGCACGATCACTCCTACGATGGGCGATTATAAGCCCGACTCGGTGGTGAGCTTCGATCCCGAGCGTGCCAAGGCACTCTTGGCCGAGGCAGGCTATCCGGATGGCAAAGGCTTCCCCCGCTACAAGATCCTTATCAGCAGCTCGGGAAGCCGGGCGGCCGTGGAAGCGCTCCAAGCAATGTGGCGTCAGACGCTCGGTGTGATGTTCGATATCACTTCGAAGGACTGGGGCTCCTATGTGAGTTCCCAGCAGAGCCTCGATTTCGATATCTCGCTCGCCGCATGGTCCGGTGACTATCTGGATCCCACCACCTTCCTCCTGATGTGGACCAAGGGGAACGGAAACAACAACACCGGCTGGCATAGCGATGAGTATGAGAGACTCCTCTCGGAAGCCGCGGTGCAGGTGGAGCCCGCCCATCGGCTCGAAGTCTTCAAGCAGGCCGAGCGGCTCTTCGCCGAGGCACAGCCCATCCTTCCCATCTCCTACCGCAGCCGGAACTACCTCTTGAGACCGGAGGTGAAGGGCTGGCACCCGCTGCTGCTCGACAATCACAACTGGGGCGCCATCTCCCTCGAACCCTGA